The genomic window ATTTATTTTCGATGCGCTAATTCACCATAAAATTGACACTGAAGGATTAGAATTTGAGGTTTCTTATGATGATGTAGAAACTTTAAACCAAAAGGCGCTTAGGGGCGAATTAGATATTACCAAATTAAGTTTCCATGCTTTTGCCTATGTGGCCAATCAGTATGCCTTACTGGATGCTGGAAGTGCCCTGGGTTTTGGTGTTGGACCGTTATTAATCAGTAAGAATTATTTCGATGGAGAAAATGACGCTGAACTCCATACACCAGGCTCCAAACTGAGGGTTGGAATACCAGGAAAATACACTACTGCTAATTTTTTGCTAGGGATTGCTTATCCTCATTTACAAAACAAACAGGAGCTTGTTTTTTCGGAAATTGAATCAGCTTTGCTTAGCGGGCAGATTGATTTAGGACTGATTATTCACGAAAACAGGTTTACCTATCAGGATAAAGGTTTAACCAAAATTGTTGATTTAGGCGATTACTGGGAAAAACTAACCGGTTGTGCCATTCCACTGGGCGGCATCGTAATCAACCGTAATTTAGATCGCGAGGTACAGTTAAAAGTAAACCGTTTAATCCGCCAATCGGTAGAGTTTGCCTTTTCACATCCAAAATCGGGGATCGATTTTATCCGCGAGCATGCCCAGGCCATGGAAGAAAGCGTAATGTACAAACACATCGAATTATATGTGAATAAATATAGCATAAACCTTGGCGAAGAAGGCCGTAAAGCGGTTGATACTTTATTTAAACTTGCCCAGGAACGAAATATTATTCCTGCCATTCAAGAGAATTTATATATCTAATTCATCGATCCGTCATCCCGACCGTAGCGGTGAGATCCATAAAAGATTTCTCTCCCGAAGGTTCGGGACTGCACGCCAGTCGGAATGACGATAGATCGGCATCATGATAGATTCTCCACGAAGTAGCTATTAGGCCTTTAAAAACAATAAAAACGACTAATAAAACAAGTTCAGGATGACGAACCGATCTATTAATTCACCAGCAGCTTATAGCCTTTTCCGTGCACGTTGATAATTTCTACCGTCGGATCTGCCCTAAGATACTTACGCAACTTGCTCAA from Flavobacterium sp. W4I14 includes these protein-coding regions:
- a CDS encoding 1,4-dihydroxy-6-naphthoate synthase (product_source=KO:K11785; cog=COG2107; ko=KO:K11785; pfam=PF02621; superfamily=53850) — protein: MKLTLGFSPCPNDTFIFDALIHHKIDTEGLEFEVSYDDVETLNQKALRGELDITKLSFHAFAYVANQYALLDAGSALGFGVGPLLISKNYFDGENDAELHTPGSKLRVGIPGKYTTANFLLGIAYPHLQNKQELVFSEIESALLSGQIDLGLIIHENRFTYQDKGLTKIVDLGDYWEKLTGCAIPLGGIVINRNLDREVQLKVNRLIRQSVEFAFSHPKSGIDFIREHAQAMEESVMYKHIELYVNKYSINLGEEGRKAVDTLFKLAQERNIIPAIQENLYI